One segment of Theobroma cacao cultivar B97-61/B2 chromosome 9, Criollo_cocoa_genome_V2, whole genome shotgun sequence DNA contains the following:
- the LOC18589037 gene encoding gamma-glutamyl peptidase 5, with amino-acid sequence MKLIKAGEKRYALLLAARDSDYVKKEYGGYFNVFVAAFGEEGERWDLFRVVDGEFPDMNELHKYDGFVVSGSPYDAYGNDHWILKLCFLLQTLDAMEKKVLGICFGHQVLCRSLGGRVGKACTGWDIGLRKVKIVKDLSASSFLEDLDEIPPSLSIIECHQDEVWEVPMGAEVIAFSDKTGVEMFAIGQHILGIQGHPEYSKDILYNLIDRLLNNNSIERDFAENAKVGLEIAEPDRKCWETICRNFLRRRQNFTFSPI; translated from the exons ATGAAGCTAATTAAAGCTGGAGAAAAAAGATATGCTCTCTTGCTGGCAGCCAGGGACTCTGACTATGTGAAGAAAGAATATGGGGGTTATTTCAATGTGTTTGTTGCTGCTTTTGGAGAAGAAGGAGAACGCTGGGACTTGTTCAGGGTTGTTGATGGAGAGTTCCCTGACATGAATGAGCTCCATAAATATGATGGGTTTGTAGTCAGTGGCAGTCCCTATGATGCTTATGGGAATGACCACTGGATTCTCAAGCTTTGCTTCCTGCTGCAAACACTTGATGCCATGGAGAAGAAAGTTCTTGGGATCTGCTTTGGCCATCAG GTTTTATGCAGGTCATTGGGGGGAAGAGTTGGGAAGGCATGTACTGGATGGGATATTGGGCTGAGGAAAGTAAAGATTGTGAAAGATTTGTCGGCGTCCAGCTTCCTGGAGGACTTGGATGAAATACCCCCTTCTCTTTCGATTATAGAGTGCCACCAGGATGAGGTATGGGAGGTCCCTATGGGAGCTGAAGTGATTGCATTCTCAGACAAGACAGGTGTTGAGATGTTTGCAATTGGGCAACATATTCTTGGCATTCAAGGCCACCCTGAGTACTCCAAGGACATCCTTTACAACCTCATCGATCGCCTTCTCAATAACAATTCCATTGAG AGAGATTTTGCTGAGAACGCCAAAGTTGGCTTAGAGATAGCTGAACCTGATAGGAAATGCTGGGAAACGATATGCAGGAATTTTCTCAGGAGAAGACAGAATTTTACCTTTTCTCCAATCTGA